The genomic window ATTCACGCTGCCACGGTACGCGGGATCGAACAGCACCAGGTTGGCCGGCTCACCGACCGAGACGGGCCGTCCGTGCCCGCTGAGACGGCCGATCCGGGCGGGGCGGTGCGACATCCGGTCCGCGACGCCCTCCCAGGTCAGCATGCCGGTGTCGACCATCGCCTGCTGGACCACCGAGAGCGCGGTCTCCAGGCCCACCATGCCCATCGCGGCGGCGGCCCACTCGCAGTCCTTGTCCTCCGCGGGGTGCGGGGCGTGGTCGGTGGCGACCGCGTCGATGGTGCCGTCGGCCAGCGCGGTGCGCAGCGCCTGCACGTCCTCGGCGGTGCGCAGCGGCGGGTTGACCTTGTAGACCGGGTCGTAGCTGCGCACCAGCTCGTCGGTGAGCAGCAGGTGGTGCGGGGTCACCTCGGCGGTGACGTTCCAGCCCTTGGCCTTGGCCCAGCGGATGATCTCCACCGAGCCCGCCGTGGAGACGTGGCAGACGTGCAGCCGCGAGCCGACATGCGCGGCGAGCAGCACGTCGCGGGCGATGATCGCCTCCTCGGCCACCGCCGGCCAGCCGCCGAGCCCGAGCTCGCCGGAGACCTGGCCCTCGTTCATCTGGGCGCCCTCGGTGAGCCGCGGCTCCTGGGCGTGCTGGGCGACGACGCCGTCGAAGGCCTTCACGTACTCCAGCGCGCGGCGCATGATCACCGCGTCGTCCACGCACTTGCCGTCGTCGGAGAAGACCCGCACACCGGCGGCCGAGTCGTGCATCGCGCCCAGCTCGGCGAGCTTCTTGCCCTCCAGGCCCACGGTGACGGCGCCCACCGGCTGCACGTCGCAGTAGCCGGAGGCCCGGCCGAGCCGCCAGACCTGCTCGACCACGCCCGCGGTGTCGGCCACCGGGAAGGTGTTGGCCATCGCGTGCACGGCCGTGTAGCCGCCCATGGCCGCGGCCTGGGTGCCGGTCAGCACGGTCTCCGCGTCCTCGCGGCCCGGCTCGCGCAGGTGGGTGTGCAGGTCGACCAGGCCCGGCAGGGCGATCAGGCCGTGCGCGTCGATGTCGACGTCGGCCTCGGCGCTCAGGCCGGTGCCGATCTCGCTGATCACACCGTCGGTGATGAGGATGTCCTGCGCGGGGCCGCCGAGGATCTGGGCGTTGCGAATCAGGTAGCTGGTCACTGGGCGGCCTCACTGGTTTCGGTGCGGGGGGCGTCGGTGGGACCGTCGTTGAAGACGGCCCCGCCAAGCAGCAGGTACAGGACGGCCATCCGGATCGAGACGCCGTTGGCGACCTGTTCGACGGCGGTGCAGCGCGGGGAGTCGGCCACCTCGGCGGTGATCTCCATCCCGCGCACCATCGGCCCGGGGTGCATGACGACGGCGTGCTCGGGCAGCTTGGCCATCCGCTGGCCGTTCATCCCGTAGCGGCGCGCGTACTCGCGCTCGGTGGGGAAGAACGCGGCGTTCATCCGCTCGCGCTGGACGCGCAGCATCATCAGCGCGTCGGTCTTGGCGAGCGCGGCGTCCAGGTCGTAGCTGACCTCGCAGGGCCAGTTCGGGATGCCGATCGGCAGCAGGGTGGGCGGGGCCACGAAGGTGACCTGCGCGCCGAGCGTCTGCAGCAGCAGCACGTTGGAGCGGGCCACCCGGCTGTGCAGCACGTCGCCGACGATGGTGATCCGCCGGCCGCTCAGGTCGTTGCCCAGGCCAGGGTTGAGGTGGCGGCGCATGGTGAGCGCGTCCAGCAGGGCCTGGGTGGGGTGCTCGTGGGTCCCGTCGCCGGCGTTGATCACGCTGCCGTGCAGCCAGTCGGACTGGGCCAGCCGGGCCGGCGCACCGGAGGCGTGGTGCCGGATGACGACGGCGTCGGCGCCCATCGCCTGCAGGGTCAGCGCGGTGTCCTTGAGGCTCTCGCCCTTGGAGACCGAGGAGCCCTTGGCGGCGAAGTTGATGACGTCGGCGCTCAGCCGCTTCTCGGCGACCTCGAAGGAGGTCTTGGTGCGGGTGGAGTCCTCGAAGAAGAGGTTGACGACGGTGCGACCGCGCAGCGTGGGGAGCTTCTTGACGGCCCGTCCGGAGAGCTGGGCCAGCTCCTCGGCGGTGTCCAGGATCAGCAGCGCGTCGTCGCGGCTGAGATCGGCGGCGGAGACGAGGTGGCGCTTCACGGGACCATTACTCCGAAATCTGGGGGTCCGGGCGGTTCGGGGTGGCGAGTGCCTGCGAGCTGCGGGCGGCGTAGTCGCGGTCGCCGACCAGGACGGCGTCCTGCCCGTCGGCGTCGGCGAGCTGGACCTGGACCGCCTCGCGCAGCGAGGTCGGCAGGTTCTTGCCCACGTAGTCGGCGCGGATCGGCAGCTCGCGGTGGCCGCGGTCGACCAGGACGGCCAGCTGCACGGCCCGGGGGCGGCCGATGTCGCCCAGCGCGTCGAGCGCGGCGCGCACCGTGCGGCCGGAGAAGAGCACGTCGTCGACGAGGATCACCAGGCGGCCGTCGATACCGCCGGCCGGGATCTCGGTGTGCTCCAGCGCCCGGGCGGGCTTGAGCCGCAGGTCGTCGCGGTACATGGTGATGTCCAGCGTGCCGAGCGGGATCTCGCGCCCGGTGATCTGGATCAGCTTGGCGTGCAACCGGCGGGCGAGGTGGACACCGCGGGTGTGGATGCCGAGCAGGACGACGTCCTCGGCGCCCTTCGCGCGCTCCACGATCTCGTGCGCGATCCGGGTGATCACCCGGGAGATGTCGGCGCCGTCCAGCACCTGGTGCGGCGGACGCGGAATGTCTGTCTGTGATGTGGTCATGCCGAAGCGGACCTCCTTCCCCGCCTCACGGGACGGGTCTTAAAGGATGTCGGGAGTGGCCGCCGGGTCGCACCCGGAGCCTTGGCCATGCTACCAGGGCGATCATGGGCCGCCCGCCATCCGTCGTGTCGTGTTCACGCAGAGGTAGCAGACCATTCGCACGACTGCCCCATTCGGCTTGACGCAGCTACCTTACTCTACGTAACCTCACAGTGAGTTACGGAACAGACGTCGAACCCACCGGTAGGACGCTCTTTGGGACGCGGGATCACCCCCACTCCCCCGTGACCGTCATGATCAGGAAATTCTCGTCCGGGGAGAACAATGTCCAGCGACTACGCGAAGCAGCTCGGAGGAAAACTCCGCGCTATCCGCACTCAGCAGGGTCTCTCCCTGCACGGTGTCGAGGAGAAGTCCCAGGGACGCTGGAAGGCGGTCGTCGTCGGCTCCTACGAGCGTGGCGACCGTGCTGTGACGGTGCAGCGGCTGGCCGAACTGGCCGAGTTCTACGGTGTCCCGGTGCAGGAGCTGCTGCCCGGCGGCACGCCGGGCGGTGCGGCCGAGCCGCCGCCGCGCCTGGTGCTGGACCTGGAGAGACTGACCCAGGTCCCCTCCGAGAAGGCCGGCCCGCTGCAGCGCTACGCGGCCACCATCCAGTCCCAGCGCGGGGACTACAACGGCAAGGTGCTCTCGATCCGCCAGGACGACCTGCGCACGCTGGCCGTGATCTACGACCAGTCGCCGTCCATCCTCACCGAGCAGCTGATCAGCTGGGGTGTGCTCAACTCGGACGCTCGTCGCGCGGTGCGCGACGAGGACGCGAGCTGAGCGCGGGAACACCCTCGCAAGCTGCAGAAACGTCACGGCGCGGTCCCCGGGGGGACCGCGCCGTCGGCGTGTCCGGCCGCCGTGACGGGCCGGACCGGCCCGTCAGGTGCCAGACCCGCCCCTGGGCCGCTCAGGCCCGCCCGCGGGGCGCACGGGCCAGCTGGCGCGACTGCGCCACCAGGCGGTCGGCCGAGTCCCAGATCTCGCAGTCCTCCTCGAAGTAGCCGCCGGCCAGGTTGCGGGTGGCGTGGCTGACCCGCAGCCAGCCCGCGGCCGGCACCGCCCGCAGGTGGACGGTCAGTTCGACGGTCGGCGCCCAGCCGGGCAGCCCCAGGTCGAAGGTGACCGGCGGCAGCGCGTCGGCCACCAGCAGCAGCGCCAGCGGGTCGGGTTCGCGCCCGTCGGCGAGCCGGAACCAGCCCTGGATCCGGCCCGCCCCGGCCGGCTGCCCCAGCGCCCAGCCGACGGTGGCCGGGTCCAGCCGCAGGTCGAAGCGCTCCAGCAGGGCGGCCTGCTCCAGCAGCGCCGGGGGCGCGTGCTCCATGCCCACGCACTGCTCCACCGGCGGCAGTTGCGGGGGCACGGCCGAGGTGTGCACCTCACCGGTGAGCGCGGCCAGCTCGCCGTAGCTGGCCAGCACTCTCAGCTTCTCGACCGGCGTGCCGTCCGCGCCGTCCTGGTAGAGCGAAGCGGTGGCGGTGGAGAGCGAACGGCCGCGGCGCACCGTCGAGGTCAGCGCCGTCAGCGGGCCGGGGTGCGAGGTCTCCAGGTAGTAGCCGCTGATCGACAGCGGGTCGGGGTGCTCGGGCAGCTCCTGGCGCAGCGCGTTGGCGGCCACCGCGAGCAGCAGCCCGCCGTTGACCCCACCGCCGATCTGCCAGCCGGCGCCCAGCTCACCGCGGTGGCGCCCCGGCGTGCCGGGGTCCGGTTCCAGGGCGATCGCCTGGTCGAACTCGCTGTCGGTCCGGGTCGCAGTCGTCATGGCGGAACGCCCTTCGCAATTGGCTACTGGTCAGTAACAACATACGCGCGATGGCCGCCGGACCAAAAGGTCCGACGGCCATCGAAGGGGCGGGAGGGCGATCGCTCAGTCGCGGCGGATCGTGCTCTTCAGCTGCATGAAACGGGCGAGCATGCCGTTCACGAAGGCCGGAGAGTCGTCCGTGGAGAACTCCTTGGCGATCTCCACCGCTTCGTCCAGGACGACCGCGTCCGGGACGCCGTCCTCCCAGATCAGCTCGTAGGCGCCGAGCCGCAGGACGTTGCGGTCCACGACCGGCATCCGGTCGAGCGTCCAGCCGACCGCGTAGGTCGAGATCAGCTCGTCGATCCGGCGGGCGTGCTGCACATAGCCCTCGACCAGCTGCATGGTGTACTCGCCGACCTGCGGCACACCCTCGTCGGGCTTGGGCTCGCGGGCGCGGGCAACCCAGCTCGCGAGCACCGACAGCGGGTCGACGCCCCGGCCGTCGGCCTCGAAGAGGATCTGGAAGGCGTGCGTGCGCGCCTTGGTGCGTGCTGACGCCACGGTTACTTGTTCACCCGGCCGAGGTAGCTGCCGTCACGGGTGTCGACCTTGATCTTCTCACCGGTGGTGATGAAGAGCGGGACGGCGATCTCGGCGCCGGTCTCCAGCTTGGCGGGCTTGGTGCCACCGGTGGAGCGGTCGCCCTGCAGGCCGGGCTCGGTCTCCTCGATGACCAGCTCGACGGAGGCCGGGAGCTCGATGTACAGCGGGGCGCCGTTGTAGACCGCCACCAGGGCCTCGAAGCCCTCCAGCAGGTACTTGGCCGCGTCGCCGACGACCTCCTTGCCGATGAACAGCTGGTCGTAGGTGTCCATGTCCATGAACACGAACTGCTCGCCGTCCTTGTACGAGAACTGCATGCCGCGCTTGTCGACGTTCGCGGTCTCGACCTTGGTGCCCGCGTTGAACGTCTTGTCGACGACCTTGCCGCTCAGCACGTGCTTGAGCTTGGTGCGCACGAAGGCGGGGCCCTTGCCCGGCTTGACGTGCTGGAACTCGACGACGGACCAGAGCTGGTCGTTTTCGAGCTTGAGGACCATGCCGTTCTTGAGATCGTTCGTGGAAGC from Kitasatospora sp. NBC_01250 includes these protein-coding regions:
- a CDS encoding dihydroorotase; translated protein: MTSYLIRNAQILGGPAQDILITDGVISEIGTGLSAEADVDIDAHGLIALPGLVDLHTHLREPGREDAETVLTGTQAAAMGGYTAVHAMANTFPVADTAGVVEQVWRLGRASGYCDVQPVGAVTVGLEGKKLAELGAMHDSAAGVRVFSDDGKCVDDAVIMRRALEYVKAFDGVVAQHAQEPRLTEGAQMNEGQVSGELGLGGWPAVAEEAIIARDVLLAAHVGSRLHVCHVSTAGSVEIIRWAKAKGWNVTAEVTPHHLLLTDELVRSYDPVYKVNPPLRTAEDVQALRTALADGTIDAVATDHAPHPAEDKDCEWAAAAMGMVGLETALSVVQQAMVDTGMLTWEGVADRMSHRPARIGRLSGHGRPVSVGEPANLVLFDPAYRGSVNPDSFASRSRNTPYRGLDLPGRVHATFLRGVATVLAGELVEQGELA
- a CDS encoding aspartate carbamoyltransferase catalytic subunit, which codes for MKRHLVSAADLSRDDALLILDTAEELAQLSGRAVKKLPTLRGRTVVNLFFEDSTRTKTSFEVAEKRLSADVINFAAKGSSVSKGESLKDTALTLQAMGADAVVIRHHASGAPARLAQSDWLHGSVINAGDGTHEHPTQALLDALTMRRHLNPGLGNDLSGRRITIVGDVLHSRVARSNVLLLQTLGAQVTFVAPPTLLPIGIPNWPCEVSYDLDAALAKTDALMMLRVQRERMNAAFFPTEREYARRYGMNGQRMAKLPEHAVVMHPGPMVRGMEITAEVADSPRCTAVEQVANGVSIRMAVLYLLLGGAVFNDGPTDAPRTETSEAAQ
- the pyrR gene encoding bifunctional pyr operon transcriptional regulator/uracil phosphoribosyltransferase PyrR, with product MTTSQTDIPRPPHQVLDGADISRVITRIAHEIVERAKGAEDVVLLGIHTRGVHLARRLHAKLIQITGREIPLGTLDITMYRDDLRLKPARALEHTEIPAGGIDGRLVILVDDVLFSGRTVRAALDALGDIGRPRAVQLAVLVDRGHRELPIRADYVGKNLPTSLREAVQVQLADADGQDAVLVGDRDYAARSSQALATPNRPDPQISE
- the bldD gene encoding transcriptional regulator BldD, giving the protein MSSDYAKQLGGKLRAIRTQQGLSLHGVEEKSQGRWKAVVVGSYERGDRAVTVQRLAELAEFYGVPVQELLPGGTPGGAAEPPPRLVLDLERLTQVPSEKAGPLQRYAATIQSQRGDYNGKVLSIRQDDLRTLAVIYDQSPSILTEQLISWGVLNSDARRAVRDEDAS
- a CDS encoding thioesterase family protein, translating into MTTATRTDSEFDQAIALEPDPGTPGRHRGELGAGWQIGGGVNGGLLLAVAANALRQELPEHPDPLSISGYYLETSHPGPLTALTSTVRRGRSLSTATASLYQDGADGTPVEKLRVLASYGELAALTGEVHTSAVPPQLPPVEQCVGMEHAPPALLEQAALLERFDLRLDPATVGWALGQPAGAGRIQGWFRLADGREPDPLALLLVADALPPVTFDLGLPGWAPTVELTVHLRAVPAAGWLRVSHATRNLAGGYFEEDCEIWDSADRLVAQSRQLARAPRGRA
- the nusB gene encoding transcription antitermination factor NusB, giving the protein MASARTKARTHAFQILFEADGRGVDPLSVLASWVARAREPKPDEGVPQVGEYTMQLVEGYVQHARRIDELISTYAVGWTLDRMPVVDRNVLRLGAYELIWEDGVPDAVVLDEAVEIAKEFSTDDSPAFVNGMLARFMQLKSTIRRD
- the efp gene encoding elongation factor P, translated to MASTNDLKNGMVLKLENDQLWSVVEFQHVKPGKGPAFVRTKLKHVLSGKVVDKTFNAGTKVETANVDKRGMQFSYKDGEQFVFMDMDTYDQLFIGKEVVGDAAKYLLEGFEALVAVYNGAPLYIELPASVELVIEETEPGLQGDRSTGGTKPAKLETGAEIAVPLFITTGEKIKVDTRDGSYLGRVNK